In the genome of Bradyrhizobium arachidis, one region contains:
- a CDS encoding methyltransferase domain-containing protein has protein sequence MSIDVVDLREFYSRRLGIVARQMINRGIRERWPNADGQRVLGIGYPTPYLGLFREDAERCIAFMPAAQGVLKWPTGRPALASLVDEFTLPLPDAAVDRILLIHALEMSDDPAALLREVWRVLSPSGRVIAVIPNRRGVWTRTDNTPFGHGRPYSRSQITELLRQTWFTPTAWGEALFMPPYAGGWVLKSAQMWERAGAALSLPFAGVHIVEATKQVYRAIPAKHERARLIPALTKPVLVPSSTTVTRS, from the coding sequence ATGAGCATCGATGTCGTCGATCTTCGCGAGTTCTATTCCCGCCGCCTCGGGATCGTGGCGCGGCAAATGATCAATCGCGGCATCAGGGAGCGCTGGCCGAATGCCGACGGCCAGCGCGTGCTTGGCATCGGCTATCCGACGCCCTATCTCGGGTTGTTTCGCGAGGATGCCGAGCGCTGCATCGCCTTCATGCCGGCGGCCCAGGGCGTGCTGAAATGGCCGACGGGACGGCCGGCGCTGGCCTCGCTGGTGGATGAATTCACGCTGCCGCTTCCCGACGCCGCGGTCGACCGCATCCTGCTGATCCACGCGCTGGAGATGTCGGACGATCCGGCTGCGCTGCTGCGCGAGGTGTGGCGGGTGCTGTCGCCTTCGGGGCGCGTCATCGCGGTGATCCCGAACCGGCGGGGAGTGTGGACCCGCACCGACAACACGCCGTTCGGCCACGGCCGGCCCTATTCGCGCTCGCAGATCACCGAGCTGCTGCGCCAGACCTGGTTCACGCCGACCGCCTGGGGCGAGGCGCTGTTCATGCCGCCCTATGCCGGCGGCTGGGTGCTGAAATCGGCGCAGATGTGGGAGCGTGCCGGCGCGGCGCTGTCGCTGCCCTTTGCCGGGGTGCACATCGTCGAGGCCACCAAGCAGGTCTACCGCGCGATCCCCGCCAAGCACGAACGCGCGCGCCTCATTCCCGCACTGACCAAGCCGGTGCTGGTGCCGTCCTCGACCACGGTCACGCGGAGCTAA
- a CDS encoding DUF5996 family protein: MSTIWPEIPFEAWRESCSALHLYCQVVGKYRLARTPWVNHSWHATFYVNARGLTTSLVPDGSGIEIVFDLCRHVLIGEAADGCRAEMPLGRMSVAEFHTRFCELIGHLGGIPEFDGRPSEVPNPIPFRDDRQIRPYDADAVTRFFRALVAINGVFHRFRTGFTGKVSPVHLFWGSFDLAVTRFSGRPAPLHPGGVPGLPDVVTREAYSDEVSSAGFWPGGGGAEFAAFYSYAYPTPNGFADGQVMPEGAYFDNKLGEYLLPYDLVRKSSEPEETLMAFLQSTYRAAADTGSWDRAALECPIGSPLRPRPLNKR; the protein is encoded by the coding sequence ATGAGCACGATCTGGCCGGAGATCCCCTTCGAGGCATGGCGCGAAAGCTGTTCTGCGCTTCATTTGTATTGCCAGGTTGTCGGCAAGTATCGGCTCGCGAGAACGCCGTGGGTCAACCATTCCTGGCACGCGACTTTCTACGTGAATGCACGCGGGCTCACGACTTCACTGGTTCCGGACGGATCTGGCATCGAGATCGTCTTCGATCTCTGCCGTCATGTCCTGATCGGAGAGGCGGCCGACGGCTGCAGGGCTGAAATGCCGCTCGGGCGAATGTCCGTCGCCGAATTTCACACCCGGTTCTGCGAACTGATAGGACATCTCGGCGGAATACCGGAATTCGACGGTCGGCCCAGCGAGGTCCCGAATCCGATCCCGTTCCGGGATGACCGCCAAATCAGGCCCTACGATGCGGACGCCGTGACGCGGTTCTTTCGAGCCCTCGTGGCGATCAACGGAGTCTTTCATCGGTTTCGGACAGGATTCACGGGGAAGGTCAGTCCGGTCCATCTCTTCTGGGGCAGCTTCGATCTCGCGGTGACGCGCTTCTCCGGTCGTCCCGCCCCGCTTCATCCGGGCGGCGTTCCGGGTTTGCCTGATGTCGTGACCCGCGAGGCCTATAGCGATGAGGTCTCCTCCGCCGGCTTCTGGCCGGGCGGAGGTGGTGCGGAGTTCGCGGCCTTCTATTCCTATGCCTATCCCACCCCGAACGGCTTCGCTGACGGACAGGTCATGCCGGAAGGCGCATACTTCGATAACAAGCTCGGCGAATATCTCCTGCCCTACGACCTCGTGCGAAAATCCAGCGAGCCTGAGGAGACGCTTATGGCGTTTCTGCAGAGCACCTATCGGGCGGCGGCTGATACTGGAAGCTGGGATCGTGCCGCGCTCGAATGTCCGATTGGCTCCCCCCTTCGACCCCGCCCGCTGAACAAACGATGA
- a CDS encoding cupin domain-containing protein, which yields MPTAAEIIARLELRPHPEGGHYRETFRDQSTDANGRSRSTLIYFLLARGERSHWHRIDAVETWHYYAGGPLMLRIAHDGCSQHEVRLGTDLLGGERPQAIVPANAWQMAETTGEWTLVGCTVAPAFEFAKFELAPKGWEP from the coding sequence ATGCCGACCGCAGCCGAGATCATCGCACGCCTCGAACTCCGCCCGCACCCCGAGGGCGGGCACTATCGCGAGACCTTTCGCGACCAGAGCACGGATGCCAACGGCCGTTCGCGCTCGACGCTCATCTATTTCCTGCTCGCGCGCGGCGAACGCTCGCACTGGCACCGCATCGATGCGGTCGAGACCTGGCATTACTACGCCGGCGGCCCCTTGATGCTGCGCATCGCCCATGACGGCTGTTCCCAGCACGAGGTACGGCTCGGCACCGACCTGCTCGGCGGCGAGCGTCCGCAGGCGATCGTGCCGGCGAATGCCTGGCAGATGGCGGAGACCACGGGCGAGTGGACGCTGGTCGGCTGCACTGTTGCGCCCGCATTCGAGTTCGCCAAGTTCGAGCTGGCGCCGAAGGGCTGGGAGCCGTAG
- a CDS encoding DUF4167 domain-containing protein: MRNGQNKQRMRNRNNNNNNNNRRGQNPMTRVYESNGPDIKIRGTASHIAEKYLQLARDARSSGDPVAAENYYQHAEHYFRLIAAAQEQFRQNQQQPRGDEPISTSDDSEDDGENFSNFGQEPGFVPQPQQQQPYMREGQRDHHQRDHQSRDGQQPYQRDNQQPREHRERDHRPQPQYQPQPQPANQPQPVIADAGSVDRLPSFITGAQPQANVGANAGQGGFEGGGGERYPRRRRRPHGPRPEREAAPAGSSDDLAPGE; this comes from the coding sequence ATGAGAAACGGTCAGAACAAGCAGCGGATGCGCAACCGCAACAACAATAACAACAACAACAACCGGCGCGGCCAGAACCCGATGACCCGGGTCTACGAGTCCAACGGACCCGACATCAAGATCCGCGGCACGGCCTCGCACATCGCCGAGAAATATCTCCAGCTCGCGCGCGACGCGCGGTCCTCCGGCGACCCCGTTGCAGCCGAGAACTACTACCAGCATGCCGAGCATTATTTCCGCCTGATCGCGGCGGCCCAGGAACAGTTCCGCCAGAACCAGCAGCAGCCGCGCGGCGACGAGCCGATCAGCACCAGCGACGATAGCGAGGACGACGGCGAGAATTTCTCGAATTTCGGCCAGGAGCCGGGCTTCGTCCCGCAGCCGCAACAGCAGCAGCCTTACATGCGCGAGGGCCAGCGCGATCATCACCAGCGTGATCACCAGAGCCGCGACGGCCAGCAGCCCTATCAGCGCGACAACCAGCAGCCGCGCGAGCACCGCGAACGCGACCATCGTCCGCAGCCGCAATATCAACCGCAGCCGCAACCTGCGAACCAGCCGCAGCCCGTCATCGCCGATGCCGGCAGCGTCGACCGCCTGCCCTCCTTCATCACCGGCGCACAGCCGCAAGCGAATGTCGGCGCCAATGCCGGCCAGGGCGGCTTTGAGGGCGGCGGTGGCGAACGCTATCCGCGCCGCCGGCGCCGGCCGCACGGCCCGCGCCCCGAGCGCGAGGCAGCGCCCGCCGGTTCGAGCGACGATCTCGCGCCCGGCGAGTAA
- the gloB gene encoding hydroxyacylglutathione hydrolase, producing the protein MAAEIRTFNCLNDNFGYLIHDVETKATASIDAPEAGPILAALEREGWQLTDILITHHHGDHVGGVAELKQKYNCRVVAPHDKTTKIANVDLRVANADVVKVGNLLARVVETPGHTLDHISYVFDNEKTVFAADTLFSIGCGRVFEGTYPMMWDSLLKLRALPDDFKLYCGHEYTASNVKFALTVEPDNAALQARAAEVAKLRAENKPTIPSLLGDEKRANVFLRADAPEVAAKLHMKGADAAAVFGELRERKNKS; encoded by the coding sequence ATGGCCGCCGAAATTCGTACTTTCAACTGTTTAAACGACAATTTCGGTTATTTGATCCACGATGTGGAAACCAAGGCAACCGCGTCGATCGATGCGCCGGAGGCCGGTCCCATCCTTGCGGCGCTGGAGCGCGAGGGCTGGCAGCTCACCGACATCCTGATCACCCATCATCATGGCGATCATGTCGGCGGCGTCGCCGAACTCAAGCAGAAATACAATTGCCGCGTCGTCGCGCCGCACGACAAGACGACGAAGATTGCGAACGTCGATCTGCGCGTTGCCAATGCCGACGTGGTCAAGGTCGGTAATCTGCTCGCGCGCGTCGTCGAGACGCCGGGCCACACGCTCGACCACATCTCCTACGTGTTCGACAATGAGAAGACGGTGTTCGCCGCCGACACGCTGTTCTCGATCGGCTGCGGCCGCGTGTTCGAGGGCACCTATCCGATGATGTGGGACTCGCTGTTGAAGCTCCGCGCCCTGCCCGACGACTTCAAGCTCTATTGCGGCCACGAATACACGGCGTCCAACGTCAAATTCGCACTCACCGTCGAGCCTGATAACGCGGCGCTCCAGGCGCGCGCGGCGGAGGTAGCGAAGCTGCGGGCCGAGAACAAGCCGACGATTCCCTCACTGCTTGGTGACGAGAAGCGAGCAAACGTGTTCCTGCGGGCTGATGCGCCCGAGGTCGCAGCCAAGCTACACATGAAGGGCGCGGATGCCGCCGCGGTGTTCGGCGAGCTGCGCGAGCGCAAAAACAAGTCCTGA
- the prmC gene encoding peptide chain release factor N(5)-glutamine methyltransferase translates to MVPLATDSRHSIESARRALAARLQAAGIEEPGLDARLLVGAAVELDLTAMVTQAARRLTPDEAARLEGYAQRRLAHEPVARILGAREFWGLPFRLSEATLVPRPDTETVVELALEIFREFRVSGRRPRIADIGTGSGAILLALLHEIPEAFGVGTDVSLTALNTARDNAATLGLSGRAAFVACSYAAALQGPFDLIVSNPPYIPSAEIPKLNIEVREHDPHLALDGGNDGYDAYRILIPQAAELLAAGGALIVEAGQGQARNIETLMGAAALSVDRPAKADLGGILRAVSARKMPP, encoded by the coding sequence ATGGTTCCATTGGCGACAGATTCCAGACACAGCATCGAGAGCGCGCGACGCGCGCTTGCGGCACGGCTGCAAGCGGCGGGCATCGAGGAGCCCGGCCTCGATGCACGCCTGCTCGTCGGCGCGGCCGTGGAGCTCGATCTCACCGCCATGGTGACGCAGGCGGCGCGACGACTGACACCTGACGAGGCTGCGCGGCTGGAAGGCTATGCGCAGCGCAGGCTCGCGCATGAGCCGGTCGCCCGCATTTTGGGAGCACGGGAATTCTGGGGCTTGCCGTTCCGGCTGTCCGAGGCAACGCTGGTGCCGCGGCCGGACACTGAAACCGTGGTCGAGCTGGCGCTCGAGATTTTTCGCGAGTTCAGGGTTTCGGGGCGGCGCCCGCGAATCGCCGATATCGGCACCGGATCCGGCGCCATCCTGCTCGCTTTGCTGCACGAGATTCCCGAGGCGTTCGGCGTCGGCACCGATGTCAGCCTGACCGCGCTCAACACCGCACGCGATAATGCGGCCACACTCGGCCTGTCCGGCCGCGCCGCCTTCGTCGCCTGCTCTTATGCGGCGGCGCTTCAAGGCCCGTTCGACCTCATCGTGTCGAACCCGCCCTATATTCCCTCAGCTGAAATTCCGAAATTGAACATCGAGGTGCGCGAGCACGATCCGCATCTGGCGCTCGATGGCGGCAATGACGGCTATGATGCCTACCGCATCCTGATCCCGCAGGCGGCCGAGCTTCTCGCCGCAGGCGGGGCGCTGATCGTCGAGGCCGGCCAGGGCCAGGCCCGGAATATTGAAACCTTGATGGGGGCTGCCGCGTTATCGGTGGACAGGCCAGCCAAGGCCGACCTTGGAGGCATTCTCCGAGCCGTATCGGCCCGAAAAATGCCCCCATAA
- a CDS encoding HIT family protein produces MTAYDDQNVFAKILRGEIPCFEVFRDDRSFAFLDIMPRSPGHTLVIPRAPARGILDIADDDLAAVARTAKRIAIAAMKAFDAEGIILQQFSEPASGQVVLHLHMHVMPVRAGIELLPAQTRKEDMAVLAEHTKRMIAALAG; encoded by the coding sequence ATGACGGCCTATGACGATCAGAACGTCTTCGCAAAGATCCTGCGCGGCGAAATTCCCTGCTTCGAGGTGTTCAGGGACGACCGCAGCTTCGCCTTCCTCGACATCATGCCGCGCTCACCGGGGCACACGCTGGTGATCCCGAGGGCTCCAGCGCGCGGCATTCTCGACATCGCCGATGACGATCTCGCCGCGGTTGCCCGCACCGCCAAGCGGATCGCGATCGCGGCGATGAAGGCCTTCGACGCGGAAGGGATCATCCTCCAGCAGTTCAGCGAGCCCGCCAGCGGGCAGGTGGTGCTTCACCTGCACATGCATGTCATGCCGGTCCGGGCCGGCATCGAGCTGCTGCCGGCGCAGACGCGCAAGGAGGACATGGCCGTGCTCGCCGAGCATACCAAGCGGATGATCGCGGCGCTTGCTGGCTGA